GGACAAGGAAACACTATTATACATGACACATAGCGTTTTCCGTCCGCTATTACTACCCACATTTCCTGTAGTGATACATATCAttttaagatattatttttgccatcaaaaccattatatgattattatttcttttctaATGAATGTTAagttttattcatcaaaaaacatttttacatCAAGTGGGTCTTTGATTAGAAAAGCGGAAAACTTCTAACTCTTTAGATCTTCTACCCTGCTATCTCCTAGCTATCGAAACTTATTTACAGTCTTGTGCCAAACCAATACTGCAATATGCCTTCCATGCCTTTCATTTTATTCCTTTGTACCAGGCTGAGTTTATTCCTGATTGACTTATCTATAAGCTTAGTCAAGGCTTGCGACGCCATAAGAGAGTCTCCATGACGGCGCGTGTTTCTTTCCCACCACAATGTATACAAGGTGACTTGTAATGCATATCTGAGACAGAAACTCTTCCTTTTTTCCATTGCTGGGGCAGAGATCAATTCAACAATGATGTTCCACTTATTTGAATATGATCCGCCCAAAATCCCTTTGACAAGTTGTTCCCAAATCAATGATGAGAACGAGCACTCAAAAAAGAGATGGTTTCTTGTCTCAGAAGCCATTTTACATAGCACACAAATAGAGTCTACACCTTGACTCCAACCAGATATGCGATCCATTGTTGCTAACCTGTCATGCATTGCAATCCAAGTCATGAAGGCAAACTTTGGTGAAGCCTGAGAGAACCAGATACTCTTCCCCCAGGTACAAGCCGACCCTACTTCTTGTGTCTGCTGCCATGTCTCAGTGGTTGAAAAGTTGTTTTTGTAACCCGACTTCCATCCCCACAAATCCACATCCTCCATTTCAGAACTCAGCTTTTCTTTAACAATACTCATCTCCTTTTCAATGTCATTTAAGATAGGCCGTCTGTGTCTTTTCTTCCTCCTTTGATTGCAGAGAGCTTCCTCCAAAGTAGCTTCCCTTCGGATACCCATTTCAAGTATACCTCTCTCACCAAGTAACTCAGACATCACCCCAAACTCAGACCACCGATCGAACCAGAAGGAGATCTGTCTCCCATTTCCCACATCCTTCATATGAAATGGCCTGGCTACATATCTCAACTTGAGCATTTTCCTCCATATCCAAGAGCCTGCTTGCGTTTTCTCACTAACTTCCCAGAAGCTTTTCTTTTTGAGAAGATTAGTTCTAATCCACTTACCCCAAAGAGAGTCTCCAGGAAACATTCTCCAGATAAGCTTTAGATGGTTAACTTCTTTCAACGGCCAAATCGCCAGCCCACCCTTGTCTTTTGTTTTACAGATGTCCTGACACGCAACCTTAGCACCAGTAGACTTAAGCTCTGGCCTAGACCACAAGAAAGCGGAGCAGAGTTTCTCAATCTCTTTTGAACATTGACCTGGAAGTCGAAAGACAGTGCCCTAGAAGTTAACAATGCTCATTAAGACAAACTTAATCAATTGCAGTCTTCCTGCATAGGATAAAAACCGACAAGTCCATGTGCTCATCCGACCTCTGATCTTTTCAACCTGTGGCAAATAATCTTGTCTACCCATAACCTGAGTCATCAGAGGTAATCCCAAGTAACAGACTGTAAGCTTACCCTCAGCAAACGGGAAGTTTGTGAGAATTCTACTTCTCTCACCTTCAGCAATCCCAACCATAAAGATAGTTGATTTCTCTAGGCTGATAGAAAGACCCGACCACCCTGCAAATTCATCAAATACTGAGAGCACTCCTTCTACAGAGTTCTTGGTACCTTCCACAAACACCATCAAGTCGTCAAAAAAGCAGAGATGGGTGAGGGCGAGAGATTGACACCGAGGATAGATTCCAAATTTCTTCTCCCTCAACGCTTTGTCAATTTTATATGACAAAACGTTCATACAAAGAACGAAGAGATATGGTGAAAGGGAACAGCCCTGGCGCAGCCCCCTTGAGCTCTGGATATAGCCAGCTAAATCTCTGTTGACTTGGACCGAGAAGGAGGGAGTGGTAACACATAACTTGATCCAATGGATAAATCTTTCTGGGAATCCCATAGCCACTGGACTGTTCAGAAGGAAGGACCATTGAACAGAATCAAAAGCTTTAGAAATATCCAGTTTCATAGCACAACGAGGAGCGATCGAGTTCTTGTGATAATCCTTAACTACTTCTGAAGCCAGAAGCACATTTTCCATCAGCAGCCTACCCTTCACAAAAGCGGACTTGTTTGCAATAATGATCCTGGGAAGTAGTTTTTTTAACCGGTTGGCAAGAACTTTTGAGACTACTTTATAGAGCACATTGCAACAAGCAATGGGTCTACAGTCCCTCATCTCCGTTGCAACAATTCAATCAGGACAGGGCAAGCCCAAAACACTTTGAAGGAGGTCAGATGTCCAAATGGTAATATGGCCAAACAGCATTCTGAGATAAAACTAGAGgctgagatttttttttctgggatCCTTAATCAAGTTCCGGAGAGCTATCTGGGTGTGTCTGTGGAGGAGTTAAGGAACCTGCTGGATTTTGAATGCTCCTTGGAGGACTGCAAAGGGTTGGAGGTTGTTGTTTCTGCTGAGGAGATTAagaatgtgttttttttctatgcCATCAAATAAATCGCCAGGGCCTGATGGGTTTCCTTGCGAATTCTTCAAAACAGCCTGGCCGGTGATAACTCATGATTTCACCATCGCGGTTCAGTCCGTGTTTCAGATGGGATTTCTTCCAAAGGGAGTTAATTCAACAATCTTGGCACTCATACCCATTATATGATTATTCTCCAAAATATTAACTTTATAAACTACAATACACATGTCTGTTTCAGTCATATTGGATTGATTTTCCATCATAATAAATTTCATAATTCATGTTTTCATGACAAAAACACTTCACAAAATAATCAGTTTTCGTTAGTATAAAAATACCAatgaaaatttacaaaattaaaattgtaaaaaaaaattattttaaaagaaccCAATAGATCCGATTCCGGCATCTTTAACATGTTCTTAACGATAACCTTTTACAAATATCAGTATTGTTagtgaataagcataaaaaatatttaaaagatttaAGAGTGTATGAAACTTATTTTACTACCATAGGACaactgatatttttaaaattaataagaacataaattaaaattacaataccgaaatataagaataaagaagaattgcagagtCAAGATGGTTAATCTCTTTcccttaaatctttaaacgccCCGTAGTATGACGGTTTCATAGCGATCAGATTCCTAGGATACAACTGCAgcattgtttctgtttaccatcaccgaaaaacagaatctatcgaACCTCATTTTGTGATGTACTCTcagactaaaaaaaaaaaatactaacataACTATTCAAAGTAGGAGAaagtgatttgttgttgttgaaagtctatttttttctataatgctTACAAGaccttttatagaaaaataacgAGAAGTACAAATTTCATTCTTCAACACAAAATGAAACTTCGATGGTACACTAATGGAGACTTTAATTCTTGTAAATTAGTATGTGAATTTATTCTacattttgaccaaaaaattaaagagtaaaattattattgttttgaccaattcaaacaaaataatatactttaaaatgaatttcttttctatattttatcaatataaaagatcaacatatatttgatttaagttaatgaacatgaagtccaaataacaaatcaaaacccaaatccaagttcaaatatCCAATGAGTGTATTTGCTACTTTGTACAAGTTTCTCAAATCACACACATTAGACATctatttctcattcaaataaaacatcatttttgacatatgaatttattattcataatgttCACAAAATAGTTCCAACACTATGATTAAGGTTTGTGGTTTgtaaagatttgaaaaaaatttactgacgagaaaaaaaaagatttaagtgAGATTAGGATTTGTGGTTTTGTGAAGAATTAGGAAAGTTTTAATTCATGTTTTAATGCTGAAGAAAAATCTAGTTAACTATGAAAAATTGAGTAACAGAGAGATAGACATGTCTGAAGGGCATAAGAGACAATAAATACAACAAATGTGTGTTgcaaataggaaaaaaaagtttttaattcCTCAACTATTTTAAATTAGCACTTTTAATACCCAAGTACAACTTGTGCACATTTATTCCCAAACATACTATTAATAATGCAAAATTAGACTTAAATTAGTCAAACGTTAACTCTTCGGTAGCGACGATtagaaaaaaggaaagagatCGGCTTCTGCTTTCAAAACTCAGGAACCCTAAAACTGATTTTCTCAGAGAAATTTCGACAGGGAGAAAGCAATTTCCAGTGAGTGAAGATCAATTCCAATCAGATTCTGGTGAGAACGTTCTTCGGAAATTCTGGTGGAAAAAGGAACAAACTTCCGATTCGGAGGACACCATCTGTTTATTTCGAACCCACAATTCCTAATTCGACAGAGATTGAAAGGTAAACACTTAAACTCTGGTGTATCATGTTTGAGTTCAATAATctcttttgtttgatttaagtatgttaattttttttataggcCTGTTGTTGTTGAAGAAGAAATACATAATGAAGAAGAGATACATAATGGAGAAGATATACAGAATGAAGAAGAAACTGATGGTGGAAACCGTGTGAATGAAGAAGCAGTTGCAGAGTCGGATTCTTCTTCATCTGTTGAGGGAGATGACTGTGAGGTTATAGGTTATAGGTTATAGTTGAAGATAGGGCTGGATATAAGGAGAATGAGTTATTCGAAGTAGAGGTTGGAGAGGCTAACTTGTCTTCTGATCACTTTGAAGCTGCAGCacaagaagatggagatgactTGTATGATGCTAACGATGACAGTGGTGATGATATTTGGGACGAAGATCACATTCCGGATCCTTTATTCAATGATGATCGTGATGTGGAAGAAGAATGTAGGAAATTCAACTACGGGCCTGATGACATTGTTGCGCTACGAAAGACTTTTAACACTGCTAAGGAGTTCAAGTATGCTGTTCTCAAGTACTCTTTGAAGACACAATAAGTTCTACAAGTCTTTGTCTGATCGCCTTGGTGTCAACTGTAAAACATGTAGAAAAAAGTGTCCTTGGAGGGTTTATTGTTCTTTTGAGAGAGGCAGAAACAAGTTGATGGTGAAAGTGTACAATGACAGTCATATATGGGTAAGATCCGGCTACACAAAGCttttgaagagtggaaaaattgGGCATCTTTTTGAGGAGAAGCTTAGAATTAATCCTAAAATTAAGTCACAGGAGATGGTGGATGAGATAAAGAGAGAGTACAATACGATTGTTTCACCGGAACAATGTCGAAGAGCTAAATCAGTGCTTTCAGCGAGAAGAAAGGCTGGACATGAAGCTCACTTTGCTCGACTTTGGGATTACGAAGAGGAGGTTCTTAACTCAAATGTGGGATCAACAATGGAGGTTGAGACAATTCCAGGACCAGTGCCAGGAAGCATGCAAAGATTCTACCGTCTTTATGTTTGCTTTGAAGCCTTGAAAACTTCTTGGAGGCAGTCATGTAGGCCGATCATTGGATTAGATGCTGCGTTTATGAAATGGGGTATAAAAGGAGTGCAGTAGGCAGAGATGGGGATAATAGGATATTTCCTATTGCTTTGGATGTGGTTGAAGTTGAGGACAATCCTAATTGGCTATGGTTTGTGCAACTCTTGAAAAAGGATTTGGGGCTTGAAGATTGATCAAACTGTACAAAAATCTCTAACAAGCATAGGGTGAgtcttgttatatatatattgatagactatggatttggcccatttttatccatagtttataagtgtttttattaatatttatattattatagagcctatttattatattcataAGATCAAGAacgttttggagataagtgatgattttgaagcattttggagatattttgagcaagcacccgagatgaccatcgagatcgacaatcggtcgatattggagagctagaatcgatcgatacacaagtcattatgtcgatcgatagcgaagcgcgcagaaagcccttttggtcacagccgacttgaagcccaagatttcaccattttacaagattgcccatgacgagttttaccctaattatataagctttgccgccatgttagaggcataGTGTGCTTGTGTTTTAGTTTTGTGTTCTTCTTTGTGttttattatttactgatagataggagagaagatccaaagttataatttgtgattggaactccattgatatttatcttatttattctatgcagtttttatatctaaccattgttatgaattgcttagccatgtctgagtagttctcttgttagattttagggtttaaataggttaggagggattagccccaactatggattgctgagttgtgataatcatcattagaagtgttcattaatgcatgtctctagattagctaactagaacttgtcctaggattgattgataaaagccataGCTAATTCTCATCCTAAAAACATTCTAATTGAACTTCGTTTCTtactatgagcaaggcgagagcttaTCTAGtaagcttagtaagcattcattcaacatgtgcataaagcttaactagagcgcgtcgatcgatatcatacttgaataatcgatcgacggtgcaaaaggtgtatcgatcgatacgcccattggattatcgatcgacactttctatagatcaatataacgagagttgagatcatagatctagttaatagtcaACAAGTCAATGCTCGCAAAGGCTGAAAGACTTGTTGATtaaatagttgagctttacattatcatgcatgcaactcattagacatctataggattataattcctactttcctgaataaaaaccctaagtctagctatttcctttttaagcaccaaaaccc
This genomic stretch from Brassica napus cultivar Da-Ae chromosome C9, Da-Ae, whole genome shotgun sequence harbors:
- the LOC106448076 gene encoding uncharacterized protein LOC106448076, which produces MRDCRPIACCNVLYKVVSKVLANRLKKLLPRIIIANKSAFVKGRLLMENVLLASEVVKDYHKNSIAPRCAMKLDISKAFDSVQWSFLLNSPVAMGFPERFIHWIKLCVTTPSFSVQVNRDLAGYIQSSRGLRQGCSLSPYLFVLCMNVLSYKIDKALREKKFGIYPRCQSLALTHLCFFDDLMVFVEGTKNSVEGVLSVFDEFAGWSGLSISLEKSTIFMVGIAEGERSRILTNFPFAEGKLTVCYLGLPLMTQVMGRQDYLPQGTVFRLPGQCSKEIEKLCSAFLWSRPELKSTGAKVACQDICKTKDKGGLAIWPLKEVNHLKLIWRMFPGDSLWGKWIRTNLLKKKSFWEVSEKTQAGSWIWRKMLKLRYVARPFHMKDVGNGRQISFWFDRWSEFGVMSELLGERGILEMGIRREATLEEALCNQRRKKRHRRPILNDIEKEMSIVKEKLSSEMEDVDLWGWKSGYKNNFSTTETWQQTQEVGSACTWGKSIWFSQASPKFAFMTWIAMHDSNGKKEEFLSQICITSHLVYIVVGKKHAPSWRLSYGVASLD
- the LOC106448077 gene encoding probable DNA-directed RNA polymerase subunit delta, which encodes MAKQHSEIKLEAEIFFSGILNQVPESYLGVSVEELRNLLDFECSLEDCKGLEVVVSAEEIKNVPVVVEEEIHNEEEIHNGEDIQNEEETDGGNRVNEEAVAESDSSSSVEGDDCEENELFEVEVGEANLSSDHFEAAAQEDGDDLYDANDDSGDDIWDEDHIPDPLFNDDRDVEEECRKFNYGPDDIVALRKTFNTAKEFKYAVLKYSLKTQ